In one Gopherus evgoodei ecotype Sinaloan lineage chromosome 1, rGopEvg1_v1.p, whole genome shotgun sequence genomic region, the following are encoded:
- the LOC115645604 gene encoding olfactory receptor 51G2-like codes for MMSAVNDTSFNSAVFLLTGIPGQEDVHLWISVLFCLVFVISIAGNSVVLFIVKTDPSLHEPMYIFLSMLATTDLGLSISTIPTILGIFLFNSREISLSACFAQLFFIHSLSFIESSVLLLMAFDRFVAIRDPLRYASILNPSRIAKMGLMFMLRSVVLIFPLPFLLKRFQYCRANVLSHSYCLHQEVMKMACSDITVNSIYGLFIIVSTVGLDSLLILLSYVMILKTVLSIASHVERVRALNTCVSHICAVLLFYTPMIGLSVLHRFRKSSSPLLQILLGYVYMLVPPLINPIVYSVKSKHLRARIIKAFIK; via the coding sequence AtgatgtcagctgtcaatgacaccagcttcaactctgcagtgttccttctcaccgggatacctgggcaggaagacGTTCATCTCTGGATCTCTGTTCTCTTTTGCTTAGTGTTTGTTATTTCAATAGCAGGAAATTCAGTCGTTCTGTTCATTGtaaaaacagatccaagcctccatgagcccatgtacattttcctttccatgttggcaaCGACAGACCTTGGCTTATCAATATCCACCATACCAACGATACTGGGCATATTTTTGTTTAACTCTAGGGAGATCAGCCTCAGTGCCTGTTTTGCCCAACTGTTCTTCATCCATTCGCTTTCATTCATTGAATCCTCCGTGCTgttgttgatggcctttgaccgcttTGTCGCAATCCGTGACCCGCTGAGATATGCTTCCATCTTAAATCCATCTAGAATAGCTAAAATGGGACTGATGTTTATGCTAAGATCGGTGGTCCTAATATTCCCACTCCCTTTTCTCCTGAAACGGTTCCAATACTGTCgagccaatgtcctctcccattcctactgcCTGCACCAGGAGGTCATGAAGATGGCTTGTTCGGACATCACAGTCAACAGCATCTATGGCTTGTTCATAATAGTCTCCACAGTGGGGTTGGACTCACTGCTCATCCTCCTAtcttatgtgatgatcctcaaaacagtgctgagcattgcATCTCATGTGGAGCGTGTCAGAGCACTGAACACCTGTGTGTCCCACATTTGCGCTGTCCTGCTCTTCTACACACCAATGATCGGCCTTTCAGTGTTACACAGATTTAGGAAGAGCTCTTCTCCTTTGCTTCAGATTCTCCTGGGCTATGTCTACATGCTGGTACCACCCCTGATTAATCCAATTGTGTACAGcgtgaaaagcaaacaccttcgtgCAAGGATAATCAAGGCATTCATCAAGTGA
- the LOC115648116 gene encoding olfactory receptor 51G2-like, with protein MSAENDTNFNSAVFLLSGIPGQEDVYLWISIPFCLMYVISIVGNSIILFIIKIDASLHEPMYIFLSMLAVTDLGLSIVTIPTILGIYLFNSREISLHACFTQLFFIHLLAKFESSVLLLMAFDRFIAICNPLRYATILTPQIIAKMGLAFMLRGVVVIFPLPFLLKRFRYCRDNVLSHSYCVHQEVMKMACSDITVNSMYGLCTTLLTVGLDSLLIFLSYVMILKTVLNIVSKVECLRTLNTCISHLCSVLLFYMPEIGLAVTHRFGNSSSHLLQMVLGYFYLLVPPLINPIVYSVKSKHLRERIIRAFVKWRVSSSLVSRAGHTGNKKHSHLFHAGSSSPEVPPSVISPGQKPESGCSTSCPESQSHCEAPQTLYILRPHPGCTTQGKWRVQGSPQQPVLLRQLLLWPESGLAGRWSIRGSGGAGGRA; from the coding sequence ATGTCAGCTGAGAATGACACCAACTTCAactctgcagtgttccttctcagcGGGATACCTGGACAGGAGGATGTCTATCTCTGGATCTCTATCCCCTTCTGTTTAATGTATGTTATTTCAATAGTAGGAAATTCaatcattctgttcattataaaaatagatgcaagcctccatgagcccatgtacattttcctttccatgttggctgTTACAGACCTTGGCTTATCAATAGTCACCATACCGACGATACTGGGCATATATTTGTTCAACTCTAGGGAGATCAGCCTCCATGCCTGTTTtacccagctgttcttcatccacttgCTTGCAAAATTTGAATCCTCTGTGTTGTTGctgatggcctttgaccgcttcatcgcaatctgtaacccactgagatATGCTACCATCTTAACTCCACAGATaatagccaagatgggactggCATTTATGCTAAGAGGGGTGGTCGTTATATTCCCACTCCCTTTTCTCCTGAAACGGTTCCGATACTGTCGAGacaatgtcctctcccattcctactgTGTGCACCAGGAGGTCATGAAGATGGCCTGTTCGGACATCACAGTCAACAGTATGTATGGATTGTGTACTACACTCTTAACAGTGGGGTTGGACTCGCTGCTCATCTTCCTCTCATATGtgatgatcctcaaaacagtgctgaacATCGTGTCCAAAGTGGAGTGCCTCAGGACCCTGAACACCTGCATCTCCCACCTCTGTTCCGTCCTGCTCTTCTACATGCCAGAAATTGGCCTGGCTGTGACACACAGATTCGGGAACAGCTCTTCTCATTTGCTTCAAATGGTCCTGGGCTACTTCTACCTGCTTGTCCCACCCCTGATCAATCCAATTGTGTACAGcgtgaaaagcaaacaccttcgtgAGAGGATAATCAGGGCATTTGTGAAGTGGAGGGTCAGTTCATCACTCGTCTCCAGGGCTGGACACACaggaaacaaaaaacacagcCACCTATTCCATGCTGGATCCTCTTCCCCTGAGGTTCCTCCCTCTGTCATATctccaggccagaagccagagtcaGGCTGCAGTACGAGCTgcccagagagccagagccactGTGAGGCGCCCCAGACCCTCTACATTTTACGCCCCCACCCAGGATGTACAACTCAGGGAAAGTGGAGAGTCCAGGGTTCCCCACAGCAACCTGTGCTGCTGAGGCAGCTCTTACTATGGCCCGAGTCTGGCTTGGCTGGGAGGTGGAGCATCAGAGGaagtggaggagcagggggcagggcttag